One Xiphophorus maculatus strain JP 163 A chromosome 23, X_maculatus-5.0-male, whole genome shotgun sequence genomic window, GcgagaacatttaaaaatatacaaatggcATCGCCAGACAGAAATGATCTGTATATTGTTTTCTGACTTCATTAGATTGCCTGGTGAACTTCCTACAGGAATACTCACCGACATACTTCTTCTCAAACTCTCCTGTAATGTGTCTCTTCACAAAAGTCGTTTTTCCTGTGCCTCCATCTCCAACCAACACCAGCTGAGAGGAACAGACAGTAGTTAGTCCAAACTGGCTAGTACCGGTTCACAACTGCTAACTGATGAATGCCTCAACATCACCATTGGAGTCCCTCATCTAGACATAAAACAGAATATAATTGCTATTATTGAGTCGAAAGCTTACCTTAAACACCGCCACAGGTACGCATTGTCCCATAGAGTCAGCCATAGTTGCGACTTTTCTGAGTTGAGGAAAAACAGGGCGGGATGGTCAGTTTGCACCTTGTCCGTTATCTCCCAGTTGATCATGCTAGGCTAACCGTGTTAgcaattacatattttatttattttaattacaccTCTAAAGCAATATTGAATAGATCAACAACGAGGGCTTTGGGTGGTTTGtttaatgtttgagaaatcaggctgctacacacacacacacacacacacaacttctTCTAGCATGTTCGATCCCCGCTAACGTTCCGACACGCAACAAACGCAGTGTTACGTTAACGTTAGTGCGTCTAGCCTCAAAATGTCTCAAATAATAGCGCGTTCTGCATCCAAATTTaaggaaaatacttttaaacttAATCTTGGATGCGCGTTTAAACATCACTGGGCAGCTAACTAGCTTAGCAGCTAGCCAACTGCTGGCGTTAGTTTAGTGCGCCATATGACGAGCGAGCGCACTTTTTCTTGCTCGAGTGGAACAATCAGCCTGAAGAAGCAGCTAATGTGTTCCACACTGCGGCTAACTTTAATCATCATCAACAGTCCACTAGCTGTATAAAGACTACTGTCCAAATTCAGAATATAcgttttgaaaactaaatagATGCAAACACATGGATGCCAACAGTTCTGAAGAACAAAGCAGTGTTACGAGAGATAGCCATACATGCTAACATGTTAACATAGCATGGGCATGGAAGCCATTCTTTCCTACACGCTAGCGGCTAAGTTAGCTAGCTAGTAGTTAGCACAcacagggcaaaaaaaaaatcgatgGCGTGATCTAGCTTTTCATATGGCAACGGCTAATGAATCCGATGAGCACCTGAAAGGTTTCGCCTGCTCTGGCTGACTTTCTGCGCAAATGTAAAGTTGAAATTTAGGCCGAGCCGCAGTGAGGAAGGAAAGTAGAGACTCACCGGTGTCACTACGAAGAGAGGAAAGAGTAAATGGCTGCGTTCGCGGGAGATTCAGCGTGGACTATGAGTCAGTTTCCGCCCTGGTCACGTGACATGTGCAGCGGCAAATATGTACGAGAAGTGTTTATTCCACACACTTTTGctcaagtagaagtaaaaatCTGCGGTCAAAGAAATtacttaatttaaattaaaagggTATTTCGTAAAAAAAGCTAATGAAGTACTGAGTATGATacagacaaaaacatgaagCTGGGTGAAGATTTTGGTATTTCAACTGCAATAATAATGCcgtaaaaacaacaataacaacactactactactactactaataaaacattttcaaaataataaattcaggCAGAGAAACTTATTCTTCTTTCCAATATAAAACGTATGAAACTAATACTGTATAATATAACAGGGCAAATACAATCTTCCAGCAACAATTTATATTTGCTCCATCTCCATATGACACAGCAGGCTTAACAGATAGAAACTAACAGTAAAACAACCAAGTGTGTGTATGAACAAGTGGTCTGACTGCATTTTATTGCTATGAAGttaatagaaacaaagaaatttggAGTGAATTGGATTGTAtgtaattacataaaaattttATGTGCCTGTCGTGGAAAGTGCCTTgaaatgtttgttgtgaattCATACAATGTATGTAAAGTAAGCTGACTTTTACGCTTGAACTTACAAGCTGCCTTTAAaaattagtgcatcatttcatATCATTAATTCAAACAGTCGTGGTTTAATATCCGCTTTATTCCAGTGGACTAAAAAGCTGTAATACTTTATAATTGCTGACATAAGTTTAAGTTATacaatcaaaaaatatatattactgtGTCACAGTAATTGCTCTATAAAGACTGTGcaaaatttgacataaaacagtttaaaaacacaacactgcTAGGCCAAAAATAATGTATTAGTGGGGGTAAAAGTAAGAACTTTGCACTAaaatcaaactacaaaaatgtcCCACTTCTGTTTTgcatcaaagaaataaaatggggGGGTTCTTAAACCAGGGGTATCCAAATTATTTGACACTTGGGCCAATATTGTCAACCtgtctttaattaaaaaccCAAGAAACTGGTCATTTaacaagtaaaaacagaaatatatacttttcaaaaactaattgcaatattttaatgaaacaaaatactCTGATTCTTGTTGGGAAGGCATCTGATGTACTAACTTTGTGCAGTcaactgttttctattttcttcgCTTAGAAAAAAGTAGTTAAAGAacactttttctcaaaaatgcttGATCTACTTCGCCAGATTTAATGAAATAGCAGGCCCCCAACCTGCTATGAGTAAGCTGGATGTTTGTGGTCCTGTGTAGTATGTGactaaaattaaagcaaaaggcagtgtaaataaaacacaaacatagagtttgttttatttaacttttccattttaaaaagatttgaacTTGTCAGCGTAGATCTCGCCATAAACAAGTTTTGAAAGTGTCCGTTCGCATCACTTGCTTGTGTTAGTACCAGTGGTGCTACTCTTGAAGAGTGATCGAGGGCCATGCAAAATTATTCCAAAGGTTGCCCATGGAATCAGGGCTCACTTTCAACAGCCTTAAACCCTTGGGATAAGGAATGTCCAATTCATTATAAGAATCTGGTAAGATGCTGATAAACTGTGACAcgcttcataaataaatagatatttaaataaatgcaataaaccAATTAATTAACAATTAAGTAAAGAATTTGCATTCTTTACGTCAAGTTAAACGTTAATGTGGATACTGCTCCAATTAATTGAACTAAACAACTGTATAAACAGCCGcaagaaataaagaacattCAATAAAGTTAACAGTGGAAAACAGCTTACGTCAGCTTAATAGAAAGCAGGATTATAATCTGAAACAATGGCATCAATTCACGTGGTTTAATGAGTCCAACTTGACCCTGATTCAGAGTGATGAAAGCATTATATTAAGAAGACGAGTGGATAAGATGATGAATTCATCATAAATAGTGTGAATCAGTTATAAAAGGCAAGCTGACACCCCAAATGTGTTaactgacattttttccataaaaactTAGCTCTGGCAAGAAATGTCCAAAAGACTTTATCCCACAGTTACCATCCTCCATGTAATGTCTTGAAACTGCCACtttgtttgattaaagtggCAGTTTAACAAAGTGTTTGTTATAAGCTCATGGATACACTAAAATTATGAGCCATAGTCACAGCTAAAAGTAAGTCAGTAAAATAACATGATATTTTTCACCTAGCAGTGAATAATTTCGTGCGTATCTGCAGCATGGCTTCAGTGCTTACCCCTAATTCACTTTTGCATCAGTAAGGCTACATGTAGCTATTTCTTTTATTGCATATatatgttgaaatgtttgttactgaTGACGCAATTCATCTGTAAAGATAATCAGCCTGTATGTTGGCTGCTATCTCAGCCTCCCATCGGTCTCCATTGTTGAGCAGCTTCTCTTTGTTGTACAGCAGCTCCTCATGAGTCTCTGTAGCATATTCAAAGTTTGGCCCCTGGGGAAAGAATCAAATGAGAAAAGTGACTCTCAGGGTAATATGCAGACTATCCCAGAAAGatatccctttttttttctcaggggTTTGTTTGaggcaaaacagaaatacaaaaatacacttttctCACCTCAACAATGGCGTCAACAGGACAGGCTTCCTGACAGAAACCACAATAGATGCACTTCGTCATATCGATATCGTAACGCGTAGTTCTCCTGCTGCCATCGGCTCGAGTCTCAGCTTCAATGGTAATGGCCTGAGGAGAAAACCAAAATGGCCAATAGCGGAATGAGCTGGATTAAATTTAggaggacttttatttttgcttataaTTAATGGAATAGCCAGTGCTATAAAGAGAAGTCTTATAGATCTGTgatcaatacatttttgaaattcaATGCATGTCTATCTTTTTGTTTACCTGAGCAGGGCAGATGGCTTCACACAGCTTACAAGCAATGCAGCGCTCCTCTCCATTGGGGTACCGGCGGAGGGCGTGCTCGCCACGAAACCGTGGTGACAGCGGACCTTTCTCAAACGGGTAGTTGATGGTGGCAGGCTCACGGAACAGGTAGCTCATGGTCATTGCCAAACCTGCAATGAATTATCACCAGAGAGTGAATAAAGGATTGGTGATTTAATTGatgcactttttaatttaacaattgtatataaaaaggagaaaatctAAGATTACAACAGCGTATTTTTATGAAAAGCTTTAGAGATTCGGTGGATTCATCTTTGATTGTCTGTGGCAGCGCCCTTCCCCTTATCGAGTCAAATTaattgaaatcatttttaaattaaaatgcattgagTATTTTAAGCTACGAACAAACTCAGAAGCTGTGTTCATCACTGGGTAAAAATTTGCAATGAGCAACAAATCAGCTTTCCCTACACAGTGAGCAGTTGTTTAAGTTAAATGTTGGTGTTCTCGTGACATTTgacaagaaaatacaaattttagcTTCAACTCCATTGCATGAATCAAGTAATTTGCCCAGAAATAACAtcagctctgacctctgaaAAGCTCAGTCCATAAGAGGGTTGTTGCAGCCCGGTCAGTGATGGACCTCAGGTCAGTTGGCTGCTCCTGGGCATTTACATACTCTaccagaagagaaaataaataaatatgtggtTAGATAATCTGTttgctttcttcatttttcctaaatatGGTAAAAGTATATACATCCTTAGGAACTTTCACATTCTTCCACTTTGCACCCACAAATATCAATGTATCTTAGTCAGACTTCCTAACATACTTGCAACAAAAAGATGCACATTTAACtgctgtaaaattaaacacGTGCTTTTTATCCAGTCTGACTTGAGCAATTTTCCAAAAACTACAATTTGCATGTGTGCAAGTATGTAAACTACATATGCATACTGTATTTCAAAGAAAACCCGAAAGAGCTCTACAGTAATACAtgcagtaaaatataaataataatagaggagaaaatataaatattttactttg contains:
- the LOC102218901 gene encoding NADH-ubiquinone oxidoreductase subunit 8-like isoform X2, with the translated sequence MISCTTGKKRLMSKMSAALSLRLLHCYSKKGTFGHGSGAMRTLSIRAPREGYKYVNAQEQPTDLRSITDRAATTLLWTELFRGLAMTMSYLFREPATINYPFEKGPLSPRFRGEHALRRYPNGEERCIACKLCEAICPAQAITIEAETRADGSRRTTRYDIDMTKCIYCGFCQEACPVDAIVEGPNFEYATETHEELLYNKEKLLNNGDRWEAEIAANIQADYLYR
- the LOC102218901 gene encoding NADH-ubiquinone oxidoreductase subunit 8-like isoform X1, which gives rise to MISCTTGKKRLMSKQGFGAPDYRRAVLSWHSAYLQMSAALSLRLLHCYSKKGTFGHGSGAMRTLSIRAPREGYKYVNAQEQPTDLRSITDRAATTLLWTELFRGLAMTMSYLFREPATINYPFEKGPLSPRFRGEHALRRYPNGEERCIACKLCEAICPAQAITIEAETRADGSRRTTRYDIDMTKCIYCGFCQEACPVDAIVEGPNFEYATETHEELLYNKEKLLNNGDRWEAEIAANIQADYLYR
- the LOC102218901 gene encoding NADH-ubiquinone oxidoreductase subunit 8-like isoform X3, which codes for MSAALSLRLLHCYSKKGTFGHGSGAMRTLSIRAPREGYKYVNAQEQPTDLRSITDRAATTLLWTELFRGLAMTMSYLFREPATINYPFEKGPLSPRFRGEHALRRYPNGEERCIACKLCEAICPAQAITIEAETRADGSRRTTRYDIDMTKCIYCGFCQEACPVDAIVEGPNFEYATETHEELLYNKEKLLNNGDRWEAEIAANIQADYLYR